The genomic segment TGCTCAAAAAACAGCCACTGCATCACTTGGGCCTGGCCCCATTTATCGGTGGGGAAATAGTCTGTCTCTTGCGCAAAATAATACAGAATGGCGTTGGATTCGGCGAGACAGTGCCCGTCCGGAAACTCCACCACCGGAATGCGGCCGTTGGCATTGATCCGCGACAGAAAGTCCGGGGTGCGGGTCTCTCCGATGGTCACGTCATAGGAAATGCTGCGAAAAGGCACCCCCAGTTGGCTTAGCAGAAGGCGCACCTTATAGGCATTGCCGGAGTGGGGATTGTCGTGCAGGATATACATAGCCTCGATTTTCCTTCCCGCTCACAGGTCCAGCACCGGTTCGCGTACATGATCGATGATTTTTTTCATCACCGTAGGCAGGGCGTATTTATCCAGCTGGTCCAGTGGCACCCATTCCCCTTCCTGCAGATTGATCATTTCTTCAAGCTCAAGGCGGATCACTTTCAGTTCCAGGTGAAAATGGGTAAAGGTGTGGCGCACCAGCCCCGGCAGTTCCCGCCAGTTGGCGATAATCGGCACCCGGGGAGGTGGAAAATTGTCCCAGCTGTTGCTGGGAATCCAGTCGCTGGTAGGCACCTCCATCATCCCGCCGAGCAATCCATTTTCGGGTCGGCGGCGCAGCCACAGCTTGCCGTCAAATTCCCCCCAGAAGGCAAAACCCCGGCGGGTGGGTTTTTCCGCCTTGCGTGTCTTTTTGGGCAGTTCTTCAGCGCTGTCAGTGCGGGCGGCGAGGCAGAATGCCTCCCACGGGCAGCGCCCGTTACATTTGAGCGCCCGCGGCGTACACACAGTCGCGCCCAGATCCATAACCGCTTGGGCGTAATCTCCCGGTCTGTGTGTGGGGGTCAGCTTTTCGGCAAATTCTCTCAAAACCGGTCTGGCGTCGGGCAGGGGGGTGTGCACGTCAAACAGCCGGGCCATGACCCGCTCCACATTGCCGTCTACCACTGTGGCGGCCTCATCAAAGGCAATGGCAGCGATCGCGGCGGCGGTATAGGGGCCGATACCGGGCAGCTTGCGCAGGTCGCCCTCTGTGGTGGGAAAGATACCGTCCAGGTCATAGGCGATGACCTGCGCGCATTTATGCAGGTTTCGGGCCCGGGCGTAATATCCCAGTCCCGCCCATTCCACCAGCACATCATCCAGATCGGCCTGGGCCAGATCCTTAACGGTGGGCCATTTTTCGATAAATTTTGTGAAATAGGGAATCACCGTTGCGACGGTGGTCTGTTGCAGCATGATTTCGCTGAGCCAGACTTCATAGGGATCCGGCACGAGGCCGCCTTTGCGATGTTCGGGGCTGATGCGCCAGGGCAAGGTCCGGGCGTGAGTGTCGTACCAGTCCAGCAGCATATCCGCGAGATCTTCGCGGTGTTGTAATAAGATGTCCTGTTCTGCTGTCGTCATAACCCGGTGGTGATTGTTTTGTTCGGTTTTCTTTTTCGGTTTTTGGTGCTGAGTTTGTTTCGGGAAGGAAAACTATAAAGAAAGCCTCGAAAGAATCCAGAAAATAGAGTCGTCGGCAGGCTACCCAGGTGTGAGACCCCCTCATCTCCCTCCGTATTTTTTCCTATGATCATCTTATTTTGGACATAGGCCGGAAATATCTTATGGTTGTCCCTCTTTCGATTTGCGGGAAGAACTGTATAGTAACGTCATGACCATAAAGCGACCAGAAAAAAGCTCTGGGGGAGTACGCGGCACCGGCAGGTCTCGGAAGCCCCTTTCCGTGGCCGATGCGGTAGAATTGTCCAGCCTCAGAGCGTTCCGGCGTTACGGTTTTGCCCGGCGGGAAATCATTTCCCGATGGAGCGATATTGTGGGTTCCGTGCTTGCGGAGTGCAGCCTGCCAGAGCGGCTGAGCCCGCCGCGGGAAACGCCTGACGGCGAAAGCCGGGGGGGGACGCTCTATGTCCGGGTGCAGGGCAGCTTTGCCGCAGAAATACAGCATCTGGAGCCTTTGATTATTGACAGAATCAACAGCTATTACGGGTATCGGGCCGTGGACAGGCTGAAACTGCGGCAGGGGCCGGTACCGCCCCGGTTGCGGCCGGCGTCACGCCGGGAACCGGAGTTGACCGAGTCTCAGAAAAAATTTTTGGAAGAGACACTGTGCAGGGTCAAGGACAATAGCTTGCGGCAGGCACTCTATCGTCTCGGGGCCTCGCTCTTCGATCCGGAAAAAGCAGAAAAACCAAGACCTAAGCGTCGCTTTGCCCGGCGCGGCAAGGGGGCGCTGCCGCCGGATTAGGCGCCCTTAACGATTCTTCACTTGATTTGAAGGAACAATCATTTCTATACTCACCTACAATATATTGTGGATACGACATGACTAAACAACTAAATACGCGAAAAAAACTGTTTTCTATTTTTGTTCTGGCGGTCTTCTTTTCGGGCGGCTGCCTGATGGGGGTCACGGCCATGGCTGCGGCGTCGGAGCCAGAAGGAAGTGCGCAAAAAGTTGCTTCCGCACCGGCTGCAGGCGACCAGAAGCCGGTACAGACCACTGCGGCTCAGGACAAACCCTTTCTGGATTATGATGTGGTGATGGGGGACCCGGAGGCCCCGATCGAAATCATCGAATATGCCTCCACCACCTGCCCGCACTGTGCGGACTTTCATGAGAATGTGTTGCCGCAACTGAAAGAAAAATATATCGAAACAGGCAAAGCCAAACTCATTTACCGGCATTTTATGCTGAACGCCATTGATCTTGATGTGTCGATCATTTCCCGCTGTGCGACAGAAGATAAATATTACCCGCTGTTAGGGCTGATTTTTAAACGCCAGTCGGCCTGGTTCCAGCCCCAGGAATATCGGAAACTTGCAGATCAGTATGGTAAAGAGACTGGCTATCGGATGTTTTCCGAATTTACCCGTAACGAAGTGGCGAAAATTGCCCGCATGGCCGGGATCAGCAAAAGCCGCATGGAACAGTGTCTGACCGATTCCCGGATTCGGGATTATCTGATTGACGTGTATCAGGAAGGCGCCAAGACCTATCAGATTACGGGAACGCCATCATTTGTAATCAATGGCGAAAAGTTTGAGGGACGCCCCGATTTTGAGTCCCTTGATAAGGCCCTGCAAAAACTGAACTGATCCGTTACAGGACAAGGATTGGCCTGAGTTTTTGCCGCTTTATCTTTCGGGACCGGCCCGGGGCGCTCCAGATGACGGGAGTGTTGCAACGCCGGGGATGAACCCCAGGGAGGGAACCAAGGTGGATTTTACAAGGCTCAGGCTATCCGGTTTTAAGTCTTTTGTTGATCCGACCGAACTGGTCATTGAAAAAGGTCTAACGGGGATTGTAGGTCCCAATGGGTGCGGCAAATCCAATCTTCTGGAGGCGTTGCGCTGGGTCATGGGGGAAAATTCCGCCAAAAGCATGCGTGGGTCTGGCATGGATGATGTGATCTTTGCCGGGACCTCGGCCCGCCCGGCGCGCAACCTGGCGGAAGTAACCCTGACCCTGCATAACGGGGATCGCACCGCCCCGGCCGCCTTTAATGATGAAATTCAGCTGGAAATTTCCCGGCGCATTGAGCGCGAAAGCGGCTCCGCCTATCGTCTTAATGGCAAGGAGGTACGGGCCAAGGATGTGCAGCTTCTGTTTGCCGACGCCTCCACCGGGGCCCATTCCCCCTCATTGGTAAGCCAGGGGCGCATTGGTGCGCTGATTAATGCCAAGCCGCAGGCCCGTCGGGCCGTGCTGGAGGAAGCCGCCGGTATCAGTGGCCTGCATTCCCGCCGCAAGGAAGCGGAAAGCAAATTGCGCTCGGCGGAAAATAATCTGGAACGGCTGGGGGATGTGGAAATCCAGCTTCAGGAGCAGATTCGCAGCCTGAAATCCCAAGCGCGCCAGGCCACGCGCTACAAGAATGTCAGCCGGGAAATCCGCACCCTGCAGGCCTTGATCCTGTATATGGAATGGCGGGCCATTGCCGGTAATATCGCCCGCACCGAAACCGACATGCGCACGGCCGTGCGCAAAGTGTCGGACATCAGCACCACTCTCGCTGCCCTGAATAAGGAACAGGCCATCTTGGCCGCAAAACTACCTTCCCTGCGGGAAGCGGAGGCGGAGCTTGCCGCCAAACTGCATCGCCTCACCGTAGCGCGGGATGGCCTGGATGGGGAAGAAAAGCGGATACATGAGACTCAGGAAAAACTGCGGGCGCAACTGGAACAGATTGATCAGGACGAAGCCCGGGAAAAAGGCGTCGTCGGGGATGCGGCCCGTATGACCGAACGCCTGAGTGCGGAAAAGCGGCAGCTTCTTCAGGACATTGAAAATCAGACAGATAATGTGGAGCAATTATCGGCAACCCTGAAACAAAAACAAGCCGCGACCCTGGAAGCGGAATGGACGCTGGAGGAAATGACCCGCCGGCAGGCCCAGCGCAATGCGGAAAAAAACAATCTTCTCCGGGATCTGGAAGAAACCGAAAACCGTCTGGCGGCGCTCACGGAACAAAAAAACACCATTGAGGAACGCATTGCCCGTTTGGAAAGCAACAATCTGTTTACTCAAGCGTTGAATGAAGCGGAAAACAGGTTGTCGGCCGCCGAAAAACAGATGCAGCTTCAG from the Luteithermobacter gelatinilyticus genome contains:
- the mutY gene encoding A/G-specific adenine glycosylase — protein: MTTAEQDILLQHREDLADMLLDWYDTHARTLPWRISPEHRKGGLVPDPYEVWLSEIMLQQTTVATVIPYFTKFIEKWPTVKDLAQADLDDVLVEWAGLGYYARARNLHKCAQVIAYDLDGIFPTTEGDLRKLPGIGPYTAAAIAAIAFDEAATVVDGNVERVMARLFDVHTPLPDARPVLREFAEKLTPTHRPGDYAQAVMDLGATVCTPRALKCNGRCPWEAFCLAARTDSAEELPKKTRKAEKPTRRGFAFWGEFDGKLWLRRRPENGLLGGMMEVPTSDWIPSNSWDNFPPPRVPIIANWRELPGLVRHTFTHFHLELKVIRLELEEMINLQEGEWVPLDQLDKYALPTVMKKIIDHVREPVLDL
- a CDS encoding DUF721 domain-containing protein, which encodes MADAVELSSLRAFRRYGFARREIISRWSDIVGSVLAECSLPERLSPPRETPDGESRGGTLYVRVQGSFAAEIQHLEPLIIDRINSYYGYRAVDRLKLRQGPVPPRLRPASRREPELTESQKKFLEETLCRVKDNSLRQALYRLGASLFDPEKAEKPRPKRRFARRGKGALPPD
- a CDS encoding DsbA family protein: MTKQLNTRKKLFSIFVLAVFFSGGCLMGVTAMAAASEPEGSAQKVASAPAAGDQKPVQTTAAQDKPFLDYDVVMGDPEAPIEIIEYASTTCPHCADFHENVLPQLKEKYIETGKAKLIYRHFMLNAIDLDVSIISRCATEDKYYPLLGLIFKRQSAWFQPQEYRKLADQYGKETGYRMFSEFTRNEVAKIARMAGISKSRMEQCLTDSRIRDYLIDVYQEGAKTYQITGTPSFVINGEKFEGRPDFESLDKALQKLN